A region of Pseudomonas sp. Marseille-Q3773 DNA encodes the following proteins:
- a CDS encoding neutral zinc metallopeptidase has product MEWRKGRRSVNVVDARGEGGGGGGMRFGGGKGLGLGAVLLIVGIGWLTGQDPLQILGQLTGQMEQQQRQAPSSVGGKAPPANDQQAEFVASILGDTEDTWKALFAEAGKQYRDPKLVLFSGQVNSACGFASAAVGPFYCPADQRVYLDMSFFREMETRFAAAGDFAQAYVIAHEIGHHVQTLLGVSAKVDAARRSGQRLEGDNGLLVRQELQADCLAGVWAYQAQKRLNWLEPGDVEEALNAANAIGDDRLQQQGRGRVVPDSFTHGTSAQRVRWFKAGFAEGEVNSCDTFSARNL; this is encoded by the coding sequence ATGGAATGGCGAAAAGGCCGGCGCAGCGTCAATGTGGTCGATGCCCGAGGCGAAGGTGGCGGTGGCGGCGGCATGCGTTTCGGCGGCGGCAAGGGGCTGGGGCTTGGCGCAGTACTGCTGATCGTCGGTATCGGCTGGCTTACCGGGCAGGACCCGCTGCAGATTCTTGGCCAGCTCACTGGCCAGATGGAGCAGCAGCAACGGCAGGCGCCCAGCAGCGTGGGCGGCAAGGCCCCGCCGGCCAACGACCAGCAGGCCGAGTTCGTCGCCTCGATCCTGGGCGACACCGAAGATACCTGGAAAGCCCTGTTTGCCGAGGCTGGCAAGCAATACCGCGATCCCAAGCTGGTGCTGTTCAGCGGCCAGGTCAATTCGGCCTGTGGCTTTGCTTCAGCGGCAGTGGGGCCGTTCTACTGCCCCGCCGACCAGCGGGTGTACCTGGACATGTCGTTCTTCCGCGAGATGGAAACCCGTTTCGCAGCCGCCGGCGACTTTGCCCAGGCCTACGTGATCGCTCATGAAATCGGCCACCATGTGCAGACCCTGCTGGGGGTGTCGGCCAAGGTCGACGCCGCACGCCGCAGCGGCCAACGCCTGGAAGGTGACAACGGCTTGCTGGTGCGCCAGGAGCTGCAGGCCGACTGCCTGGCCGGGGTGTGGGCCTACCAGGCGCAAAAGCGCCTGAACTGGCTGGAGCCGGGTGACGTCGAAGAGGCCCTGAACGCCGCCAATGCCATTGGCGATGACCGCTTGCAGCAACAGGGCCGCGGGCGTGTAGTGCCGGACTCGTTCACCCACGGTACTTCGGCGCAGCGGGTACGCTGGTTCAAGGCCGGGTTCGCCGAGGGTGAAGTGAACAGTTGCGATACCTTCAGCGCGCGTAACCTCTGA
- the pcaG gene encoding protocatechuate 3,4-dioxygenase subunit alpha, whose protein sequence is MPIELLPETPSQTAGPYVHIGLALEAAGNPTRDQEIWNRLAKPDAPGEHILLIGHVYDGNGHLVRDSFLELWQADANGEYQDAYNLENAFNSFGRTATTFDAGEWTAHTVKPGVVKNAAGVPMAPHINISLFARGINIHLHTRLYFDDEAEANAKCPVLNLIEQPQRRETLVAKRCEVDGKTAYRFDIRIQGEGETVFFDF, encoded by the coding sequence ATGCCAATCGAACTGCTGCCGGAAACCCCTTCGCAGACTGCCGGCCCCTATGTGCACATCGGCCTGGCCCTGGAAGCGGCCGGCAACCCGACCCGCGACCAGGAGATCTGGAACCGCCTGGCCAAGCCTGATGCGCCCGGCGAGCATATCCTGCTGATCGGCCATGTGTATGACGGCAATGGCCATCTGGTGCGCGACTCGTTCCTGGAGCTCTGGCAAGCTGACGCCAATGGTGAATACCAGGATGCCTACAACCTGGAAAACGCCTTCAACAGTTTTGGCCGCACGGCTACCACCTTCGATGCTGGCGAGTGGACTGCACATACGGTGAAGCCCGGCGTGGTGAAAAACGCTGCCGGCGTGCCAATGGCACCGCACATCAACATCAGCCTGTTTGCCCGGGGGATCAACATCCACCTGCATACGCGCCTGTATTTCGATGATGAGGCCGAGGCCAATGCCAAGTGCCCTGTGCTCAACCTGATCGAGCAGCCGCAGCGACGCGAGACCCTGGTGGCCAAGCGCTGCGAGGTGGACGGGAAGACGGCGTATCGCTTCGATATCCGCATTCAGGGGGAAGGGGAGACGGTGTTCTTCGACTTCTGA
- the trmA gene encoding tRNA (uridine(54)-C5)-methyltransferase TrmA, with amino-acid sequence MSAAYDPSSYATQLDAKVARLRELLAPFAAPEPAVFDSPREHYRLRAEFRLWREDGQRHYAMFAPGEKHKAILIDDFPIASQRINALMPRLKAAWQASEELGNRLFQVEFLTTLAGDAMVTMCYHRPLDEAWEVAAQQLAGELGVSVIGRSKGKRLVIGRDYAVEKLDVAGRVFSYRQPEGAFTQPNGVVNQKMLSWAYEAIGEREDDLLELYCGNGNFTLPLATRVRQVLATEISKTSVNAALSNLDENAVDNVRLVRLSAEELTQALNEVRPFRRLEGIDLKSYDFGTVFVDPPRAGMDPDTCELTRRFERILYISCNPETLAANIAQLHDTHRIERCALFDQFPYTHHMESGVLLVRR; translated from the coding sequence TCGCTGCGCCGGAGCCGGCTGTCTTCGACTCGCCGCGCGAGCACTATCGCCTGCGTGCCGAATTCCGCCTGTGGCGTGAAGACGGCCAACGTCACTACGCCATGTTCGCCCCGGGCGAAAAGCACAAGGCGATCCTGATCGACGACTTCCCCATCGCCAGCCAGCGCATCAACGCCCTGATGCCGCGCCTGAAGGCGGCCTGGCAGGCCAGCGAAGAACTCGGCAACCGGCTGTTCCAGGTAGAGTTCCTCACTACCCTGGCAGGCGATGCCATGGTTACGATGTGCTATCACCGCCCGCTGGACGAGGCCTGGGAGGTGGCCGCGCAGCAGTTGGCGGGCGAATTGGGCGTCAGCGTGATCGGCCGCTCCAAGGGCAAACGCCTGGTGATCGGCCGCGATTACGCGGTGGAAAAACTCGACGTGGCTGGCCGCGTGTTCAGCTACCGCCAGCCGGAAGGTGCGTTCACCCAACCGAACGGCGTGGTGAACCAGAAAATGCTGAGCTGGGCCTACGAGGCCATCGGCGAGCGCGAAGACGACCTGCTGGAGCTGTATTGCGGCAACGGCAACTTCACCCTGCCGCTGGCCACCCGCGTGCGCCAGGTGCTGGCCACCGAGATCAGCAAGACTTCGGTCAATGCCGCACTGAGCAATCTCGATGAGAACGCTGTGGACAATGTGCGGCTGGTGCGCCTGTCGGCGGAAGAACTGACCCAGGCACTGAATGAGGTGCGGCCGTTCCGTCGGCTGGAAGGCATCGACCTGAAGAGCTATGACTTCGGCACGGTATTCGTCGACCCGCCACGTGCGGGGATGGACCCGGACACCTGTGAGCTGACCCGGCGTTTCGAACGGATCCTGTACATCTCCTGCAACCCGGAGACGCTGGCGGCAAACATTGCCCAGTTGCACGACACCCACCGCATCGAGCGTTGTGCGTTGTTTGATCAGTTCCCGTATACCCACCACATGGAAAGTGGGGTTTTGCTGGTTCGGCGCTGA
- the pcaH gene encoding protocatechuate 3,4-dioxygenase subunit beta, whose product MPAQDTSRFVIRDRNWHPKALTPDYKTSIARSPRQALVSIPQSISETTGPDFSHLGFGAHDHDLLLNFNNGGLPIGERIIVAGRVVDQYGKPVPNTLVEMWQANAGGRYRHKNDRYLAPLDPNFGGVGRCLTDRDGYYSFRTIKPGPYPWRNGPNDWRPAHIHFAISGPSIATKLITQLYFEGDPLIPMCPIVKSIANPQAVQQLIAKLDMSNANPMDCLAYRFDIVLRGQRKTHFENC is encoded by the coding sequence ATGCCTGCCCAGGACACCAGCCGCTTCGTGATCCGTGATCGCAACTGGCACCCGAAAGCCCTTACGCCTGACTACAAGACTTCCATTGCCCGTTCGCCGCGCCAGGCGCTGGTCAGCATTCCGCAGTCGATCAGCGAAACCACCGGCCCGGACTTTTCCCATTTGGGCTTCGGTGCCCACGACCATGACCTGCTGCTGAACTTCAACAACGGTGGCCTGCCGATCGGTGAGCGCATCATCGTCGCCGGGCGCGTCGTCGACCAGTACGGCAAGCCTGTACCGAATACCCTGGTAGAAATGTGGCAGGCCAACGCCGGAGGACGCTACCGTCACAAGAATGACCGTTACCTGGCACCGCTGGACCCGAACTTCGGTGGTGTCGGCCGTTGCCTGACCGACCGTGACGGCTATTACAGCTTCCGCACCATCAAGCCGGGCCCGTACCCCTGGCGCAACGGGCCGAACGACTGGCGTCCGGCGCACATCCATTTCGCCATCAGCGGCCCTTCGATCGCCACCAAACTGATCACTCAGTTGTACTTCGAGGGTGACCCGTTGATCCCGATGTGCCCGATCGTCAAGTCGATCGCCAACCCGCAAGCGGTGCAGCAACTGATCGCCAAGCTCGACATGAGCAACGCCAACCCGATGGATTGCCTGGCCTACCGCTTCGACATCGTGCTGCGTGGGCAGCGCAAGACCCACTTCGAAAACTGCTGA